One stretch of Ooceraea biroi isolate clonal line C1 chromosome 4, Obir_v5.4, whole genome shotgun sequence DNA includes these proteins:
- the LOC109611176 gene encoding uncharacterized protein LOC109611176, with amino-acid sequence MGYILRKLLSTLSYNEKSDDNDLTMRLRQEAAKWACIFGDRECQHIATDRLKEHLEDPTNRK; translated from the coding sequence ATGGGCTATATCTTAAGAAAGTTACTCTCCACATTATCATACAACGAAAAGTCCGATGATAATGATCTCACTATGCGGTTGCGCCAAGAAGCTGCAAAATGGGCATGTATTTTTGGTGATAGAGAGTGTCAGCACATTGCTACTGATAGATTGAAGGAACACCTAGAAGATCCCACAAATCGCAAGTAA